Proteins from a single region of Caloramator sp. E03:
- a CDS encoding sensor histidine kinase has product MKDKIVEKIAKSIEIFVNSIKLKSIQFIISFSFILITILAMLFVGIAIYNKVSILSEQNAIINTRQIIDQVNTNLDYYMRSMIEISDYLDNIIYYDNDIQNDKLREQMNVIVSSRKDIVTLAIFSDNGDLILSVPSNKIKSSANIKQQDWFTTPLREMGNLYFSSPHVQNIFEGQHKWVVSLSRKVIINRNGKRIPGVLLVDMNFSVIDQICTKVAFGKKGYIYIIDSKGNIVYHPQLPLINVGLKRENIKEVQEHVFGKFFDKVNGERRLITIETVNFCRWRIVGIAYMDEISTIKKDMSLYILWVLLIGILFFISISAFISAKISRPIKQLEKSMMLVEKGQFDVNIDVKGEAEVAQLSRTFNIMVSRIKQLMNQIVEEQESKRISELNALQAQINPHFLYNTLDSVVWMAENGKSDDVISMVTALARLFRISISKGKNIISVSEEIEHARNYLVIQSIRYRNKFEYEFDVQEEALKYKTLKLVLQPIIENAIYHGIEYMVDKGKIKISVSVTNGKLLFEVRDNGVGIEEEVLNNLLSYESSKKKGSGVGVKNVHERIRLYFGKEYGLKIESELDVGTNVQIWLPLIEEEKLEAKQNEIQR; this is encoded by the coding sequence TTGAAGGATAAGATTGTTGAAAAGATAGCAAAATCTATTGAGATTTTTGTAAATTCTATAAAGCTAAAAAGTATTCAATTTATAATTAGCTTTTCCTTTATTCTAATTACTATTTTGGCTATGCTTTTTGTTGGTATTGCAATTTATAATAAAGTTTCTATTCTATCAGAACAAAATGCAATAATAAATACTCGTCAAATAATAGATCAGGTTAATACCAATTTAGATTATTATATGAGAAGTATGATAGAAATATCGGACTATTTAGATAACATTATATACTACGATAATGACATACAAAATGATAAGCTTAGAGAACAGATGAATGTAATAGTAAGTTCAAGAAAGGATATAGTAACCCTTGCTATATTTTCAGATAATGGTGATCTTATATTGAGTGTTCCATCAAATAAAATTAAAAGCAGTGCAAATATAAAGCAGCAGGATTGGTTTACAACTCCTTTAAGAGAAATGGGAAATTTGTATTTTTCTTCACCTCATGTTCAAAACATATTTGAAGGACAGCATAAATGGGTTGTGTCTTTGAGCAGAAAAGTTATTATAAATAGGAACGGGAAGAGAATACCAGGGGTTTTACTTGTAGATATGAATTTTAGTGTTATAGATCAAATCTGTACCAAAGTTGCCTTTGGGAAAAAAGGATATATTTATATTATAGATTCTAAAGGAAACATAGTTTATCATCCACAACTTCCTCTAATCAATGTAGGATTAAAACGTGAAAACATAAAAGAAGTGCAAGAGCATGTATTTGGGAAATTTTTTGATAAAGTAAACGGTGAAAGACGTCTTATTACTATTGAAACAGTGAACTTTTGTAGATGGAGAATAGTTGGCATTGCCTATATGGATGAGATATCTACTATAAAGAAAGATATGAGTTTGTATATTCTTTGGGTTTTGTTGATTGGTATACTGTTTTTTATTTCCATTTCCGCATTCATTTCTGCAAAAATTTCAAGACCTATAAAACAGCTTGAAAAATCAATGATGTTGGTTGAAAAAGGACAATTTGATGTGAATATAGATGTGAAAGGAGAGGCTGAGGTAGCACAGCTTTCACGTACCTTTAATATTATGGTTTCAAGGATAAAACAGCTTATGAATCAAATTGTTGAAGAACAAGAGTCTAAAAGGATAAGTGAGCTTAATGCACTTCAAGCACAGATAAACCCACATTTTTTATATAATACATTAGATTCTGTTGTTTGGATGGCTGAAAACGGTAAATCTGATGATGTAATATCAATGGTTACAGCCCTTGCAAGGCTTTTTAGAATAAGTATAAGTAAGGGTAAGAATATAATATCTGTTTCCGAAGAAATAGAGCATGCAAGAAATTATCTTGTTATACAAAGCATAAGATATAGAAATAAATTTGAGTATGAATTTGATGTACAGGAAGAGGCACTGAAGTACAAAACTTTAAAATTGGTACTTCAACCTATAATTGAAAATGCAATATATCATGGAATTGAATATATGGTTGATAAAGGAAAAATTAAAATATCTGTATCTGTTACTAATGGTAAACTTTTATTTGAAGTTAGGGATAACGGAGTTGGAATTGAGGAAGAAGTTTTAAATAATCTATTGTCTTATGAATCAAGCAAGAAAAAGGGCTCTGGAGTTGGAGTTAAAAATGTACATGAGAGGATAAGGTTATACTTTGGGAAAGAATATGGGCTTAAAATAGAAAGTGAACTTGATGTTGGTACTAATGTTCAAATATGGCTTCCTTTGATTGAGGAAGAAAAGTTGGAGGCTAAACAAAATGAAATACAAAGGTAG
- a CDS encoding substrate-binding domain-containing protein — translation MKYKGSLLLTFCCLIILLQSCFTDKNMNVDVNNAHKKNIAFISKTNYGYHWATVKQGANVAAREFNVDIDFMAPDVEEDADEQINLVNNAIDNKDKVVDAIVLAASDYNKLVGVIEKAYQRNIPVIIIDSQVNTNKISSNIITDNFEAGKSMGNVLLDICGKTANIVIMSFVKGSINAKQREEGLNSVILKYPGIKIVSKEYCYSDTNLAYNIIKNILLKNNNIDAVIALNDIASEGVALAIDELNLEGKVKVIAFGSTTQELNYLEKSVINAIVIENPFSIGYLGVKFAVDAIENKKIPNKYLIETKVIDKNNMYLPENQRMLFPFVW, via the coding sequence ATGAAATACAAAGGTAGTTTATTATTAACATTTTGCTGCTTGATTATTTTGCTTCAAAGCTGTTTCACAGATAAAAATATGAATGTAGATGTTAATAATGCACATAAAAAGAATATAGCTTTTATCTCTAAAACAAACTATGGATATCATTGGGCTACTGTAAAACAGGGTGCTAATGTGGCAGCAAGAGAATTTAATGTAGATATAGATTTTATGGCTCCAGATGTTGAGGAAGATGCAGATGAACAGATAAACCTTGTTAATAATGCTATAGATAATAAAGATAAAGTGGTTGATGCAATAGTGCTTGCAGCAAGTGATTATAATAAATTGGTTGGAGTAATAGAAAAGGCCTATCAAAGGAATATCCCAGTTATAATAATAGATTCTCAGGTAAATACGAATAAAATAAGCAGTAATATAATAACTGATAATTTTGAAGCAGGAAAAAGCATGGGGAATGTCCTTTTGGATATATGTGGTAAAACAGCCAATATAGTTATAATGAGTTTTGTTAAAGGATCAATAAATGCAAAACAAAGAGAAGAAGGACTAAATAGCGTTATTTTAAAGTATCCAGGAATAAAAATAGTATCAAAAGAATACTGCTACTCAGATACTAACCTTGCATATAACATTATTAAAAATATCCTTTTGAAAAATAATAATATAGATGCAGTTATTGCTTTAAATGATATAGCCTCTGAAGGAGTGGCATTAGCTATTGATGAACTGAATTTAGAAGGCAAAGTTAAGGTTATAGCTTTTGGCAGCACAACACAGGAACTTAATTATTTAGAAAAGAGTGTAATAAATGCAATAGTAATTGAAAATCCATTTAGCATAGGATATCTTGGAGTTAAATTTGCTGTTGATGCTATAGAAAATAAAAAAATACCAAACAAATATCTTATAGAAACTAAGGTTATAGATAAAAATAACATGTATCTACCTGAAAATCAGAGAATGCTTTTTCCTTTTGTGTGGTAA
- a CDS encoding galactose ABC transporter substrate-binding protein: MKKAGLALLITTLLLSTAFAGCGSKQSSGTSSSGTSSNNTPAKPTIGVAIYKFDDTFMTGVRNNISKAAGDSAVVDIVDCQNSQPTQNDKVDLFITKKYNALAINPVDRTTAGVLIEKAQKANIPVVFFNREPLPEDMKKWDKVYYVGAKAEQSGTLQGELVVDYWKSHPEADKNKDGKMQYVMLKGEPGHQDAELRTKYSIQAVQDAGIQVEKLAEDTGMWDRVKGQEKMAAFLASLGDKIEVVFANNDDMALGAIEALKAAGYFKNGKYMPVVGVDATAPGLEALKDGTMLGTVLNDAKNQGIATFKLAYVLSQGQTPSKENTGYEITDGKYVWIPYVKITKDNISDAQQ, from the coding sequence ATGAAAAAAGCAGGTTTGGCGCTGCTTATCACAACTTTATTATTATCAACTGCTTTTGCAGGATGTGGCAGTAAACAGTCATCAGGAACTTCATCATCAGGTACATCATCAAACAACACTCCAGCAAAACCAACTATTGGAGTTGCAATTTATAAGTTTGATGACACATTCATGACTGGAGTTAGGAATAACATATCAAAAGCTGCTGGAGATAGTGCAGTTGTAGATATAGTTGACTGTCAGAACTCACAGCCAACACAAAATGATAAAGTTGACCTGTTTATTACAAAGAAATACAATGCACTTGCAATTAATCCGGTTGATCGTACTACAGCTGGCGTATTAATTGAAAAAGCTCAAAAGGCTAACATACCAGTTGTATTTTTCAACCGTGAACCATTACCTGAGGATATGAAAAAATGGGACAAGGTATATTATGTAGGAGCAAAGGCAGAACAATCAGGAACTCTTCAAGGTGAATTAGTTGTTGATTATTGGAAATCACATCCTGAAGCAGATAAAAACAAAGATGGTAAAATGCAGTATGTTATGTTAAAAGGTGAGCCAGGACATCAGGATGCAGAACTTCGTACAAAGTATTCAATACAGGCTGTTCAAGACGCAGGAATACAAGTTGAAAAGTTAGCAGAAGACACTGGTATGTGGGATCGTGTAAAGGGACAGGAAAAGATGGCTGCATTCCTTGCATCATTAGGAGATAAGATAGAAGTTGTTTTTGCAAATAACGATGATATGGCACTTGGAGCTATTGAAGCATTAAAGGCTGCTGGATATTTTAAAAATGGTAAATATATGCCTGTAGTTGGTGTTGATGCAACTGCTCCTGGACTTGAAGCTTTAAAAGATGGTACAATGCTTGGAACTGTTTTAAACGATGCAAAGAACCAAGGTATAGCTACATTTAAATTAGCCTATGTACTTTCACAGGGACAAACTCCAAGTAAAGAAAATACTGGATATGAAATAACTGATGGAAAATATGTATGGATTCCTTATGTAAAGATTACAAAAGACAATATCAGTGATGCACAGCAATAA
- a CDS encoding sugar ABC transporter ATP-binding protein yields the protein MRNISKEFPGVKALDNVTLQVRPGTVHALMGENGAGKSTLMKCLFGIYRPDAGEIILDGKKVDIKDSKTALDLGISMIHQELHPVPYRNVMENIWLGRFPIKKYGFMKIINNKKMYQDTVNLFKNLNMNIDPNTIVGTMSVSKVQSMEIAKAVSYSSKIIIMDEPTSSLTENEVEGLFEIIRNLKKRGVSIIYITHKIDEVLKIADEVTIMRDGKKVGCWQANELTNDMIISKMVGRELTNIFPKRNNVPGNVVLKVENLTSPLPKSFKDVSFELREGEILGIGGLVGAQRTELVEAIFGLRSISSGKIYIRGKEIDIKSPIHAKKNGMALLTEERRVTGIFPMLSVLENTVIANLKEYRNPNLLLNEKKIREDVEKSIEMLKIKTPSYRTFIKNLSGGNQQKVLFARWLLTTPDILILDEPTRGIDVGAKYEIYTIIAELAKQGKSIIMISSEMPELIGMSDRIMVMCEGRLSGIIEGNGATEEEIMRLATKFIA from the coding sequence ATGAGGAATATTTCTAAAGAATTTCCCGGCGTAAAGGCACTTGATAATGTAACATTGCAAGTACGCCCTGGCACTGTTCATGCTCTTATGGGTGAAAATGGTGCAGGGAAATCAACGCTAATGAAATGTTTATTTGGAATATATAGACCAGATGCAGGCGAGATAATACTTGATGGAAAAAAGGTAGATATTAAGGATTCAAAAACAGCTCTTGATTTAGGTATTTCTATGATACATCAGGAACTTCACCCAGTGCCCTATAGAAATGTTATGGAAAATATTTGGCTTGGACGTTTCCCCATAAAAAAATATGGGTTTATGAAAATTATTAATAATAAAAAGATGTATCAAGATACAGTTAACCTATTTAAAAATCTTAATATGAATATAGATCCAAATACAATAGTCGGAACAATGTCGGTTTCAAAGGTACAATCTATGGAAATAGCAAAGGCTGTTTCCTATAGCTCAAAGATTATAATAATGGATGAGCCTACTTCTTCTTTAACTGAAAATGAGGTTGAAGGTTTATTTGAAATAATAAGGAATCTTAAGAAAAGAGGAGTATCTATAATTTATATAACCCATAAGATAGATGAGGTTTTAAAGATAGCTGATGAAGTTACTATAATGAGAGATGGAAAGAAAGTAGGATGCTGGCAGGCTAATGAGCTTACAAATGATATGATAATATCTAAGATGGTAGGAAGAGAACTTACAAATATATTCCCAAAAAGAAATAATGTTCCGGGGAATGTAGTTTTAAAGGTAGAGAATCTTACCTCTCCTTTGCCAAAATCTTTTAAGGATGTTTCCTTTGAACTTAGGGAAGGTGAGATACTTGGTATAGGAGGATTAGTTGGTGCCCAGCGTACTGAACTTGTAGAAGCTATATTTGGTTTGCGCAGCATTTCGTCAGGGAAAATTTATATAAGAGGCAAGGAGATAGATATAAAATCACCAATTCATGCTAAAAAGAACGGAATGGCTCTTTTAACTGAAGAAAGAAGAGTAACTGGAATATTTCCGATGTTAAGTGTTTTGGAGAATACAGTTATAGCTAATTTAAAGGAATATAGAAATCCTAATTTGTTGTTAAATGAAAAGAAAATAAGAGAGGATGTGGAAAAAAGCATTGAGATGCTTAAAATAAAAACACCTTCCTATAGAACGTTTATAAAAAATCTATCCGGTGGAAATCAGCAGAAGGTTTTGTTTGCAAGGTGGCTTCTTACAACGCCAGATATATTAATACTCGATGAACCTACAAGAGGTATAGATGTTGGAGCTAAATATGAAATATATACTATAATTGCAGAACTTGCAAAACAGGGAAAAAGCATAATAATGATATCTTCCGAAATGCCAGAGCTTATAGGTATGTCTGATAGAATTATGGTAATGTGCGAAGGGCGATTGTCTGGAATAATTGAAGGTAATGGGGCAACAGAAGAAGAGATAATGCGCCTTGCTACTAAGTTTATAGCATAG
- the mglC gene encoding galactose/methyl galactoside ABC transporter permease MglC: MVNEKMKKFINFISQNVIYLFLLLLIIVIAFINPDFLSLTCLRDILLQCSTRVIIAVGMFCILLTGGVDLGAGRVIGLTAVLSASMLQNADYARRFYPNLPHLPLWLPIIISLVAGVIVGMLNGLIISKFSVPPFIATLGTQVIVYGITSIYFDLPPNSSQPIGGLRKDFTFLGSGSVGAVPIIVILAIAIAAFAWVVFNKTCFGKNTYAIGGNRQAAEVSGINVKRTLFTIYTVASLCFAFAGVLEAARTGGATNNYGFMYEFDAIAACFVGGVSTTGGIGTIPGVLAGVLIFGVINYGLTFIGINPYWQYILKGIVIVVAVAFDMRKYIAKK; this comes from the coding sequence ATGGTTAATGAGAAAATGAAAAAATTTATCAATTTTATTTCTCAAAATGTTATATATTTGTTCTTGTTATTGCTTATAATAGTAATTGCTTTTATAAATCCTGACTTTTTATCACTAACATGTCTAAGAGATATTTTGCTTCAGTGTTCAACAAGGGTTATAATTGCAGTAGGTATGTTTTGCATACTTCTTACAGGAGGAGTTGACCTTGGTGCAGGTCGTGTAATAGGTCTTACAGCTGTCCTTTCGGCTTCAATGCTTCAAAATGCTGACTATGCAAGAAGGTTTTATCCAAATCTTCCACACCTTCCACTTTGGCTTCCTATAATAATTTCTTTAGTTGCAGGAGTTATTGTTGGAATGCTCAATGGTCTTATTATTTCAAAGTTTAGTGTTCCTCCTTTTATAGCAACCTTAGGAACACAGGTAATTGTATATGGTATTACTTCTATATATTTTGATTTACCACCTAATAGTTCACAGCCAATAGGTGGATTAAGAAAGGACTTTACATTTTTAGGATCAGGCTCTGTTGGGGCTGTGCCTATAATAGTTATATTGGCAATAGCTATTGCTGCCTTTGCATGGGTTGTATTTAATAAAACTTGCTTTGGTAAAAATACCTATGCTATAGGTGGAAATAGACAGGCTGCTGAAGTATCTGGAATAAATGTTAAAAGGACACTTTTTACAATATATACAGTAGCTTCATTATGTTTTGCATTTGCTGGAGTCTTAGAAGCTGCAAGAACAGGTGGTGCAACGAATAACTACGGCTTTATGTATGAGTTTGATGCTATTGCAGCATGCTTTGTTGGAGGAGTATCGACAACTGGAGGAATAGGTACTATACCAGGGGTATTAGCCGGAGTTTTGATATTTGGAGTTATAAACTATGGATTGACCTTTATAGGCATAAATCCATATTGGCAGTATATTTTAAAGGGTATAGTTATAGTTGTTGCAGTAGCCTTTGACATGAGAAAATATATTGCTAAAAAATAA
- the ilvC gene encoding ketol-acid reductoisomerase codes for MAKMYYDSDANLELLKEKKVAIIGYGSQGHAHALNLKESGVDVVVGLYKGSKSWEKAEQAGLKVLTAEDAAKEADFIMLLIPDEKQPKLYKECIESNLTEGKVLMFAHGFNIHYGQIVPPSNVDVIMVAPKGPGHTVRSQYQEGKGVPCLIAVYQDFSGKAKDYSLAYAKGIGGTRAGVLETTFKDETETDLFGEQAVLCGGLSELIKAGFETLVEAGYSPENAYFECLHEMKLIVDLINQGGLSYMRYSISDTAEFGDYSVGKRIITDETKKEMKKVLKEIQDGTFAKSWILENQTNRASFNLIRKREQEHQIEKVGKELRKMMPWIENK; via the coding sequence ATGGCAAAAATGTATTATGACAGTGATGCTAATTTAGAGCTTTTAAAAGAAAAGAAAGTGGCTATAATTGGTTACGGTAGCCAAGGACATGCCCATGCACTTAACTTAAAGGAAAGTGGCGTTGATGTGGTTGTTGGGCTTTATAAAGGTAGTAAGTCATGGGAAAAGGCTGAACAAGCTGGCCTTAAAGTACTAACTGCTGAAGATGCTGCAAAGGAAGCTGACTTTATAATGCTTTTAATTCCAGATGAAAAGCAGCCAAAACTTTATAAAGAATGTATTGAATCAAACTTAACTGAAGGAAAGGTACTTATGTTTGCCCATGGTTTTAACATTCACTATGGTCAAATTGTTCCTCCTTCAAATGTTGATGTAATTATGGTAGCTCCAAAGGGACCTGGACATACAGTAAGAAGCCAGTATCAAGAAGGAAAAGGTGTTCCATGTTTAATTGCTGTATACCAAGACTTTTCAGGTAAAGCAAAGGACTATTCACTAGCTTATGCAAAAGGAATAGGTGGGACAAGGGCAGGTGTTCTTGAAACTACATTTAAAGATGAAACTGAAACAGACCTATTTGGTGAGCAGGCTGTTCTTTGCGGAGGTTTAAGTGAACTTATAAAGGCTGGTTTTGAAACATTAGTTGAAGCAGGATATTCTCCAGAAAATGCATATTTTGAATGTCTGCATGAAATGAAACTTATAGTTGATTTGATAAATCAAGGTGGATTAAGTTACATGAGATATTCAATAAGTGATACTGCCGAATTTGGAGATTATAGCGTTGGAAAGAGAATTATAACAGATGAAACAAAGAAAGAAATGAAGAAGGTATTAAAGGAAATACAAGACGGAACATTCGCAAAGAGCTGGATACTTGAAAACCAAACAAATAGAGCTTCTTTTAACCTTATTAGAAAAAGAGAACAAGAACATCAAATTGAAAAAGTAGGAAAAGAACTTAGAAAGATGATGCCATGGATAGAAAACAAATAA
- a CDS encoding 2-isopropylmalate synthase has protein sequence MARNVYIFDTTLRDGEQTPGVSLNVQEKLEIAKQLQSLGVDVIEAGFPFASKGDFEAVKAIAKNIKGPVIAALARATKQDIDCAWDAIKYSDKPRIHTFIATSDIHMKYKLNMSKEEVLSRAVEMVSYAKSLGASVEFSPEDATRSQKEFLYEVLEVVIDAGADVVNIPDTVGYATPIEFGKFIMGIKENVKNIDKAIISVHCHNDLGLAVANSLAAIENGAQQIECAINGLGERAGNAALEEIVMALKTRYNYYNCKTNVVTEQITTVSNLVSHITGVHVQPNKAIVGANAFAHESGIHQHGVLNNRETYEIMTPESVGLKKSLMVLGKHSGRHAFEERLKELGYTNLSVDRINEAFQKFKDLADKKKYVSDMDIEAIVRHEVYQVPEVFTLELFQISSGNNLESTSTVKIKYKDESIKEAACGDGPVDAVFKAIEKATGIEVKLEDYSLKAIGSGKDALGEATVKIKKDDKVYVGTGISTDVIEASARALINAINKIHYEIN, from the coding sequence ATGGCAAGGAATGTGTATATTTTTGATACAACACTAAGAGACGGCGAACAAACTCCTGGAGTCAGTTTAAATGTTCAAGAGAAACTTGAAATTGCAAAACAACTTCAAAGTTTAGGAGTTGACGTTATAGAAGCTGGTTTCCCATTTGCTTCAAAAGGCGATTTTGAAGCAGTAAAGGCAATAGCAAAGAATATAAAAGGGCCTGTAATTGCAGCACTTGCAAGGGCAACAAAACAAGACATTGACTGTGCTTGGGATGCGATTAAGTATTCAGATAAGCCAAGAATTCATACGTTTATAGCAACATCAGACATACACATGAAATATAAATTAAATATGTCAAAGGAAGAAGTTTTAAGTAGGGCAGTAGAGATGGTATCCTATGCAAAATCTTTAGGTGCAAGTGTTGAGTTTTCACCAGAGGATGCAACGAGATCACAAAAGGAGTTTTTATATGAGGTTTTAGAGGTTGTTATTGATGCAGGTGCTGATGTTGTAAACATACCTGATACAGTTGGATATGCTACTCCAATTGAATTTGGCAAGTTTATTATGGGTATAAAGGAAAATGTAAAAAACATAGACAAGGCAATAATTAGTGTACACTGCCATAATGATTTGGGACTAGCTGTTGCAAATTCTCTTGCAGCTATTGAAAACGGGGCACAGCAGATTGAATGTGCAATAAATGGTTTAGGTGAAAGGGCAGGGAATGCTGCACTTGAAGAAATTGTTATGGCACTTAAAACAAGATATAACTATTACAATTGTAAAACAAATGTTGTTACAGAACAAATTACAACAGTTAGCAATTTGGTTAGTCATATTACAGGAGTTCATGTACAACCTAATAAGGCCATTGTAGGTGCCAATGCATTTGCACATGAATCAGGGATACATCAGCATGGTGTTTTAAACAATAGAGAAACTTATGAAATAATGACTCCTGAATCTGTAGGGCTTAAAAAGAGTTTAATGGTTCTTGGAAAACATTCAGGGCGTCATGCTTTTGAAGAAAGATTAAAGGAGCTTGGTTATACAAACCTATCTGTGGATAGAATAAATGAAGCCTTCCAAAAGTTTAAGGATTTAGCAGACAAGAAAAAATATGTTTCAGATATGGATATAGAAGCAATAGTAAGGCATGAAGTATACCAAGTTCCAGAGGTATTTACATTAGAATTATTTCAAATATCCAGTGGAAACAACTTAGAATCTACATCAACAGTAAAAATAAAATATAAAGACGAAAGCATTAAAGAAGCTGCCTGTGGAGATGGGCCTGTAGATGCAGTATTTAAAGCAATAGAAAAAGCAACAGGAATAGAAGTAAAACTTGAAGATTATTCTTTAAAGGCAATAGGAAGTGGCAAAGATGCACTAGGTGAAGCCACTGTAAAGATTAAAAAAGATGATAAAGTTTATGTTGGGACAGGAATTAGTACAGACGTTATAGAGGCAAGTGCAAGAGCATTAATTAATGCTATAAATAAAATTCATTATGAAATAAATTAA
- the cimA gene encoding citramalate synthase gives MNKVFIYDTTLRDGAQGEGISFTVEDKLKITKKLDDFGISYIEAGNPGSNPKDMEFFKKVKELNLKNAKLVAFGSTRRANINPEEDQNLASILKAETSAVAIFGKSWDLHVTEVLRTTLEENLNMIKDTIVYMKQKGKEVIFDAEHFFDGYKNNPEYAFKVLEVAQEAGADWLVLCDTNGGTLPSKIGEIVKRVSREYNVPVGIHCHNDTGMAVASSIVAVENGALQVQGTINGYGERCGNANLCTVIPNIQFKLGIKCVPDENLKELTAMSRYISELSNMSHDKQFPYVGSSAFAHKAGMHIDAVLKNTVSFEHISPEIVGNQRRVLMSEVSGKSTIVSKIQKVAPWINKNSQEVQRLVDELKNLEYQGYQFEGAESSFELLVRRTLGMTTNFFNIKDFRVICEEPSSELNSAFAIIKVEVDGIEEVTAAEGDGPVNAMDTALRKALTVFYPELSNMRLADYKVRVLDTTQATAAKVRVHIESTDGETSWGTVGVSTNIVKASWIALIDSIEYFLHKRR, from the coding sequence ATGAACAAAGTATTTATTTATGACACCACTTTAAGAGATGGGGCACAGGGTGAAGGAATTTCTTTTACTGTGGAAGATAAGCTAAAGATAACTAAAAAACTTGATGATTTTGGAATTAGCTACATTGAAGCTGGTAACCCAGGTTCAAATCCAAAGGATATGGAGTTTTTCAAAAAGGTTAAGGAATTAAATTTAAAAAATGCAAAGTTAGTTGCCTTTGGAAGTACAAGAAGAGCCAATATAAATCCAGAGGAAGATCAAAATTTAGCTTCAATTTTAAAAGCTGAAACATCGGCTGTGGCTATATTTGGTAAGAGCTGGGATTTGCATGTTACTGAGGTTTTAAGAACAACACTGGAAGAAAACTTGAATATGATTAAGGATACAATAGTTTACATGAAGCAAAAAGGTAAAGAGGTAATATTTGATGCAGAGCATTTCTTTGATGGATATAAGAATAATCCAGAATATGCATTTAAGGTTTTAGAGGTTGCACAAGAAGCCGGGGCGGATTGGCTTGTACTTTGTGATACAAATGGAGGGACACTTCCTTCTAAGATAGGAGAAATAGTGAAAAGGGTTAGTAGGGAATATAATGTTCCTGTGGGGATACACTGCCACAATGATACAGGAATGGCAGTTGCAAGTTCAATAGTTGCAGTTGAAAATGGGGCGCTGCAAGTTCAAGGAACTATAAATGGATATGGGGAAAGATGTGGAAATGCAAATCTATGTACTGTTATACCTAATATACAGTTTAAATTAGGTATAAAGTGTGTACCAGATGAGAACTTAAAGGAACTAACAGCGATGTCCAGATATATTAGTGAACTTTCTAATATGTCCCATGATAAGCAATTTCCTTATGTTGGAAGCAGTGCCTTTGCCCATAAGGCAGGCATGCATATAGATGCTGTATTAAAAAATACGGTCTCATTTGAACATATATCACCTGAGATAGTTGGAAATCAAAGAAGAGTACTTATGTCTGAAGTGTCAGGAAAAAGTACGATAGTTTCAAAAATACAAAAGGTTGCACCTTGGATAAATAAGAATTCACAAGAAGTACAAAGGCTTGTTGATGAGCTTAAAAATCTCGAATATCAAGGATACCAATTTGAAGGTGCAGAAAGTTCTTTTGAGCTTTTAGTAAGAAGAACATTAGGTATGACAACAAACTTTTTTAATATAAAGGATTTTAGAGTGATTTGTGAGGAACCATCAAGTGAATTAAATAGTGCATTTGCAATAATTAAAGTAGAAGTTGATGGTATAGAAGAAGTTACAGCAGCAGAAGGGGATGGACCTGTAAATGCAATGGATACGGCATTAAGAAAGGCATTGACAGTGTTTTATCCCGAACTTTCAAATATGAGGCTTGCTGATTATAAGGTTCGTGTACTTGATACAACTCAAGCAACGGCAGCCAAAGTTAGGGTTCATATTGAATCTACAGATGGAGAAACTTCATGGGGAACTGTTGGAGTTTCAACAAATATAGTTAAAGCAAGCTGGATAGCATTAATTGATTCAATCGAATATTTTTTACACAAACGAAGATAA